The following are encoded in a window of Podospora pseudoanserina strain CBS 124.78 chromosome 6, whole genome shotgun sequence genomic DNA:
- a CDS encoding hypothetical protein (EggNog:ENOG503P3PY; COG:S) encodes MDSNVPVPVDHQLAPPQYNELISNPLEKITLDVGGHKFTTTINSLTTKSFFFKLLLQGDWRSSLQEDQSIFIDSDPEAFRHILQYLRRGVFPLLYDQKKGHNYKLYADILAEAKHFGIPKLECWLNDQLYLRCITSSTVWSSAYKNDRIPTGFQTTSIWGSDVTSTQLVQQDVNTVKTPICPHLAEDRSPCPRRSCYLSLGTMQDNVEKYRWAEVGRSIRFIQGWCSDSGKEFMEHWGRVSRVASPPMPESQRTVQTKQ; translated from the exons ATGGATTCCAATGTCCCTGTCCCCGTTGACCATCAATTGGCGCCACCACAATACAACGAACTCATTAGCAACCCCCTCGAAAAAATAACTCTGGACGTTGGCGGCCATAAATTTACTACAACAATCAATAgtctcaccaccaagagtttttttttcaagCTGCTTCTGCAAGGTGATTGGAGGTCTTCTTTGCAGGAAGATCAAAGCATCTTCATCGACTCGGATCCAGAAGCATTCCGGCACATTCTCCAGTATCTGCGGCGCGGTGTGTTCCCATTGCTCTATGACCAGAAAAAGGGGCACAACTACAAGCTCTACGCCGATATCTTAGCCGAGGCAAAACATTTCGGCATCCCCAAGTTAGAATGCTGGCTCAACGATCAGCTGTACTTGCGCTGCATCACCAGCTCAACGGTGTGGAGTTCCGCATACAAGAATGATAGGATTCCGACTGGGTTTCAAACGACATCAATCTGGGGTAGCGATGTCACCTCCACACAGCTCGTGCAACAGGACGTCAACACCGTCAAGACACCTATCTGTCCTCATCTTGCTGAGGATCGAAGCCCGTGCCCGAGGCGGTCTTGCTACCTTTCCTTGGGAACAATGCAGGATAATGTCGAGAAATATCGTTGGGCCGAAGTCGGTAGGTCGATCAGGTTCATTCAAGGATGGTGTAGTGACTCAGG CAAGGAGTTTATGGAACACTGGGGGCGAGTTTCTCGGGTAGCATCTCCCCCAATGCCGGAGTCTCAGCGTACAGTCCAGACTAAGCAGTGA